The Apium graveolens cultivar Ventura chromosome 6, ASM990537v1, whole genome shotgun sequence genome contains a region encoding:
- the LOC141664811 gene encoding dirigent protein 1-like — protein MASSILVPSTKLLMMLALLLGILICSESTIDHGFLQETNMTLYIHDYFSGPNATTIAISSPSDDSWIADNFGIMYYTDNPVTEGREPDSDRIGRAQGTFVSSAMDGSNSQVVMSVVFDTEQYQGSTLEIQGAGNPVQRVKEVSVVSGTGQFRYARGFATFETVYYDRAANYSVAEWNITMEHY, from the coding sequence ATGGCATCATCAATATTAGTTCCTAGCACAAAGCTATTAATGATGCTTGCATTGCTTCTAGGCATCCTCATATGCTCAGAATCGACAATTGATCATGGGTTTCTTCAAGAAACCAACATGACTCTCTACATTCATGATTACTTTTCTGGTCCAAATGCTACAACAATTGCCATAAGTTCACCATCTGATGACAGTTGGATTGCGGATAATTTTGGCATCATGTATTATACTGACAATCCAGTAACTGAGGGGCGTGAGCCGGACTCTGATCGTATCGGACGGGCTCAAGGCACTTTTGTGAGTTCAGCCATGGATGGATCAAACAGCCAGGTAGTAATGTCGGTGGTGTTTGATACAGAACAATATCAGGGGAGTACTCTAGAGATACAAGGTGCTGGTAATCCAGTGCAGAGGGTTAAAGAGGTGTCCGTGGTGTCAGGTACAGGTCAATTTCGATATGCTAGAGGTTTTGCCACGTTTGAGACTGTTTATTATGACAGGGCAGCTAATTATTCTGTTGCTGAGTGGAATATTACTATGGAGCATTACTAA